From one Cupriavidus oxalaticus genomic stretch:
- a CDS encoding helix-turn-helix transcriptional regulator, with product MLLFFIAARGILGDRIKRLRKAQGLGTVEMAKRVGISRTTLAAVEAGDPAPTMGTYLRVMSVLGVAGDLALLVSDTFQPAPANSAAASSKRAIPQVQVRVRTDPSRHEAQDLQSMALHKEAIRLIQDDPALLDRARDVLRRWRAQGDSRSDSLWSEWETILAKQSWRKALGRTRRAQELRQASPLPTLLPDAIRQEVLAQVQALKKGVVLGDQE from the coding sequence CTGTTGTTGTTCTTTATCGCAGCCCGCGGCATACTCGGCGACCGCATCAAACGCTTGCGGAAGGCTCAGGGCCTTGGCACGGTTGAGATGGCCAAGCGCGTCGGCATCTCCCGGACGACCCTCGCTGCGGTTGAAGCAGGCGACCCCGCGCCAACCATGGGCACATATCTGCGTGTCATGTCCGTGCTGGGGGTTGCCGGTGACCTTGCCCTATTAGTCAGCGATACTTTTCAACCGGCGCCCGCGAACTCTGCGGCTGCCTCATCAAAGCGCGCCATTCCGCAGGTTCAGGTTCGGGTAAGGACTGATCCAAGCCGCCATGAGGCTCAGGACTTGCAGAGCATGGCGCTTCACAAGGAAGCAATCCGCCTGATTCAGGATGACCCAGCGTTACTGGACCGGGCCCGAGATGTCCTCAGGCGATGGCGCGCGCAGGGAGACTCACGGTCTGATTCACTTTGGTCCGAGTGGGAAACGATTCTTGCGAAACAGTCGTGGCGCAAAGCGCTTGGCCGAACTAGGCGTGCTCAAGAGCTGCGCCAAGCGTCTCCGCTACCCACGCTTTTACCAGATGCCATTCGGCAGGAAGTGCTAGCACAGGTTCAGGCGTTGAAAAAAGGCGTTGTCCTCGGGGACCAGGAATGA